One window of Penaeus chinensis breed Huanghai No. 1 chromosome 1, ASM1920278v2, whole genome shotgun sequence genomic DNA carries:
- the LOC125036502 gene encoding brain acid soluble protein 1-like — MSPSRRERPARAISRSLGAFCHCCCGELDSDHEARYEATERESGLAGEQARQRPSQTETRASQRTERARDLSQVENQANQTTEQARRPSKPDDRASRTTEQARRPSKPDDRASRTTEQARRPSKPDDRASRTTEQAGRPSKPDDRASRTTEQAGRPSKPDDRANQTTEQARRPSKPDDRASRTTEQAGRPSKPDDRASRTTEQAGRPSKPDDRASQTTEQTRRREQARRRRQAGRPSKPDDRASRNDRASRTTEQADDRASGRPSKPDDQQAGRPSKPDDRASRTTEQARRPSKPDDRASQTTEQARRPSKPDASHQAKLHASQYESRFRSELLQLDRPPADPAN, encoded by the exons ATGTCGCCTTCTCGCCGTGAGAGACCAGCTCGAGCCATTAGTCGGAGCTTAGGCGCTTTTTGCCACTGCTGTTGCGGGGAACTGGActcggaccacgagg CAAGATAcgaagccacagagagagagagcggattagCAGGCGAACAAGCCAGACAGAGACCAAGCCAGACAGAAACCAGAGCTAGCCAGAGAACCGAACGAGCTAGAGACCTGAGCCAAGTAGAGAACCAAGCAAACCAGACGACCGAGCAAGCCAGACGACCGAGCAAGCCAGACGACCGAGCAAGCCGGACGACCGAGCAAGCCAGACGACCGAGCAAGCCAGACGACCGAGCAAGCCGGACGACCGAGCAAGCCAGACGACCGAGCAAGCCGGACGACCGAGCAAGCCGGACGACCGAGCAAGCCGGACGACCGAGCAAGCCGGACGACCGAGCAAGCCGGACGACCGAGCAAGCCGGACGACCGAGCAAGCCAGACGACCGAGCAAACCAGACGACCGAGCAAGCCAGACGACCGAGCAAGCCGGACGACCGAGCAAGCCGGACGACCGAGCAAGCCGGACGACCGAGCAAGCCGGACGACCGAGCAAGCCGGACGACCGAGCAAGCCGGACGACCGAGCAAGCCAGACGACCGAGCAAGCCAGACGACCGAGCAAACCAGACGACGCGAGCAAGCCAGACGACGCCGGCAAGCCGGACGACCGAGCAAGCCGGACGACCGAGCAAGCCGGAACGACCGAGCAAGCCGGACGACCGAGCAAGCCGACGACCGAGCAAGCGGACGACCGAGCAAGCCGGACGACCAGCAAGCCGGACGACCAAGCAAGCCGGACGACCGAGCAAGCCGGACGACCGAGCAAGCCAGACGACCGAGCAAACCAGACGACCGAGCAAGCCAGACGACCGAGCAAGCCAGACGACCGAGCAAGCCAGACGCAAGCCATCAGGCAAAACTGCATGCAAGCCAGTATGAGTCACGCTTCCGATCGGAATTACTACAGCTTGATCGACCGCCTGCAGACCCCGCCAATTAA